GAAGACCTCTTTAAAATCAACAAGaagttcaatttccggtgcctgcccatgtgaaaaacaccaccaccaccaagaaaaGACAATCTATTAGAAAAAAGGAGCCAAAGACTTAAACAGAtacttcacaaaagaggaaatacaagtggtcaataaatacatgaaaagttaTGAAGCTCACAGGCAGCTAGAGAATTGCACATTAAAATTACAATTAGATTCTTCCCAGattggagggaaaaaaagttAGAAGGTTTGCCAACACTAAATGTTGGTGAGATAGGAagaatctgaatttttttctacaGCTAAGAGTATAAATAAGACTAACCATCTTGAAAAGAGGGTGGCATTTTCCTATAAAATTGAAGATGAGCATACCGTTGACagagcaattccactcctaggggTAGACAAGAAACGCTTGTAGGCATGTGCTGCGATGCCTGCACATGAGAATGTTCACAGCATCAGAGTTTGTTTCGGTCAAACTCTGGAACATCTCAAGCACTTATACACAATAGAATAGTCAAATAAATTGAGGGATGATCATACAATAATACAATGGACTCACTCAGAAGCAAGGAAAACCTATGAATGACATCTACATGCTATAACATTGATCAATCTTAGGAACATACATTTAAGccaaatatgaaagaaataatataacCCCTACTGttttgttccatttatatgaagttctgcAGCAGCTAACCTGATTAAAGATAGAAACGTGGATATTATACTTACAAGTAAAAGCAGGAGAAAAGACAACGGGGTAAGCTGGGAAAAAGGAAATCGATGGCAtggagaaaaaaagggggggaatgAGGTCACTGGAGTGCAGGAAGCTTGTATTCTATTTCTGGATATGAAAGGTGATTAGACACTGTCTgctttataatcattttttaaaactgtgaacatatttttcataataaaactaTGTAAAGATAATGCAAACTAAGAAATGTTCTCACGGTCAATTTTTTAGTTgaaaattgtaaagaaagaaTAATGTTCCAAAACGAGATtgtgacaaagaaataaaaactcagtaTTTCTATCAGAAAAAGAAAGGTGGATTTGACATCAAAATTGTTGATTTGGGGGGCAAAGGACACTGCAGGCAATGCTAGTAGAGGACAGAGTGGAAGGAGATATGTGCTGGGTATAAAACCAACAAGGTGTTAGACTATGGGGACAGAGAAAGGGAGCGCTGGTCAGGATGAAATACCTGAATAAGGGCTGGAGGCTGGGCAAGGCCTGTCTTGCCTGAAAATGTGAGGGAAGGTGTGGCCAGAGTTGCCTAAATGCTAAAGGGAAGTAGTTAGCATTTAGGCAATGGTGTCaggtcccattttacagatgaggaaaaccgAGGCTCCACAGTTCTcagtctgtgtttcctctggaaTCAGCATCATGCACTTCGCTCAATTTTAAATCCCCAGCACCTATTACAGAGCATAGCTCATTTATGGTTCTAGAGTTTATTTCATAAGACTAATTCCTACACTGCTAGTTCCAATGAGAAAATATGCAACATGCAAACAGCTAAAATGGCTGTCAGACCAAGGTGAGCAGTAAACATCTTTTAGTAATATTTCTTATTATTGTCAATTCTTCATCATTCTTATCCTTTATGCCCAAGCTTTTATTCCAATTGCCCTGCTTCTCCATGGCTACCCTAAAATTCTCCAAGTACTGCCATTTCTGCAGGTCACGAATAGGATCTCAATTTGCAGTGGTTGCCTGTGTAGCTTGGTGACCCCCCTAACTTATCAAGATATTCCTTGCAGAACTCCTCTATTTCAGAGGCAAATGCTGAGTGTGAGCCACTCCCTCACCAATCCTCAGCAAGTTGAGTGTCCACTAGAGTCTCCTGGAGTGACTGGAAGGTGGGGTTGGGGATTGGTCTCTCCTGCTCTGTGCCGTTACCACTAATCCTGGGCCCCAAAGATAATGGTATGGcctttgaaaacagaaaattttcctaatgtgtaccctcctggacttctcttttctcttaagaGTCAATGTAGAGGCAACGCAGGAGCACTGTCTTGGGTGCCAAGTATATAGGGTAGTTACAATTCTGCCCACCAAATGTGCATAAATTATGTGAGATCCCAGGCAGGTCATATACCACTTTGAGTCTTGGATTCCCTCTCTGTCAAGTGAGGATAATGAACTTATCCTCCCTGATGGCTGGAGGATTAAATGGGGTAAGCATAGAAAGGCACAGCCCCAAGTCTGGCTTGCGGGAACTTTAGCCATTATTCAAGAAGAGGTCCATGCATGGACCTTGCTACTGAAAGTGTGGCCCCagaaccagcagcatcagcataaCCTGGAAGCTCAGCAAACACCTTCTTCCTCCCTGTCCCCTGGCCAGGCTGGCACAAGCTTAGGATACAAGAGAGGTGAGAGGAATAGCACAGAGATGACCCCAGCCTCTCCCACCCATCTCCTAATTCCTCCTTCCCCAGCCTTTCTGTAGCCCCTGTGACTTAGGTGTCCCGCTGGCCTAAGGTTCCAGAACTCGTACCTGTTGATGCAGGTCCCTTGGCAGAATTGGGAGTTTCCTGAACTCAGAGCCCAGCTATGCTCCAGCACCAGACAGTGCCAACAAGGCTGCTAGGGACTCCCCAGGTGTCTTGGTAGATGGAGCTCCCCTTGGGGGCAGATTACTGACCTATCTCAATGTGAACATAAaagggctggggaaagaggctgcaGGAGGAGATGCTGGTCAAGCAGCACCCAGAGACTTCTGCCTCCCCTTGCAACTCTCTCCCATTCAGGGGAAGTGGGGACTTAGCAAATGCATTTCTCACAGGCTACTGGGTTCCTTGCCTCTCTGGGCTAACTTCATCCTTACTTCCTCCAGAAAACCTTTGGGTAGTAagactcctctcctctcccctcactTTCCAGTATGTTGGTATTTTGAGCTTGCTTTCAATCTCTCCTTTGTACTGTCATGGAACTCTGGGTGACAATAGAATTTGTGGTGCCAAGTCCTGATTCTGCTTAAATGAAGAACTGCGTTATCAGAAGACCGGCTGAGAAGTTAGTTTTGGAACTGATGGGtcacagaaataattttaaggTCTCTCTCCACATGAAGACTGAGTGCTCAGAATGGAGAAAATTGGCATAAGGAGCAGAGCACACAAGGGAAGTCCTGAGGAAGACGTTAGTGAGGTAGAGAGTGAAATTGTATGGATACCCTAAAGAGAGGTCTTGTGGGGGTTGGAGGAACTGGTCAGAAGTTAGAGGATCTCATTTTCAAGGTCTGTGTAGGGCTCATGGGAAACCTGAGAAGGGGCTAAGAACCACAAACAAATCCTGTCCCTCCTGAAGTAAATTTGACACCAGAAACCCATAAACAACAAATCCATGCTTGGGGCTGAAGCCAGAGCCCCAGTTGTCAATTCCAGCCTCTGACTAGAAGGGCTACCTTGCAGATGAGTTTGAGCTCAGTCATCCCTTCTTCAGGCTTCTCTGACCAGGACAGGAACAGTTTGGTTTCAGGTAGGTCCTGGACCAAAAGAGATACTCTAAGAATTCTAAGTGAGCATAGGGAGACCACAACTGTACTCTTTCCTGGGCAGTGGGGAGTGGTAAATAGGGGGAAAGGGGACACTCCAAGTTATCACCAGAGCTTGGGTGAGAAGAGCTCAGTCTTCACTTCCCCGGTAGTTGTTTGGGGGAAGGGAAAGTTTTGGGGCAGTTCAATCCAGAGACTCTAGCTTTCTGCACCTCTTGTGGCTGCCCCTGAAGTCAAGACGGAAGGGCTCATCAGTCAGGGAAACAGCTACTAGAAGAACTATGAGAATAAGGGATTTATTAGAGGACCTAGTCTTACACACATGTTGTAGGAGCTAGGAAGTGAAACTCTAGAGGAGACAGGAGGAGGATAAAGGAGAGCATCACAGAGCAGTCCATCTGAACCATGTATGTGACCGACAAGATAGAGCTTGCAAAAAGGACAAGGATTTCCAGTCCACCAAAGAGGGACCCCAAAGTCAGAGTCACAGAAAGGAATACGGGCAGCTTTTGTTTGTGTAGCTAATGTCTCTGTGGGCACACAGCCGAAAGGCTGGAGGTGGGCTTGAGGCTAGGGTTGGTCAGCACAGCCAGCAGTCGGGAAGATGAGCTGAATAAAGAGCAAAGCTGTAGGTATGCCTCACATATTATGTGACAGTTGTTTCTAGTAGCAAGGTTAAGTCTAGAACCTGTTGCTCCATCCTGGCTGGAAACTCATTTAGTTATTCATGTATTCTAAGTCTACAGTGAAATTCTCCATCCTAGCACTGATTTTCTTGAAGATGTGCcactttgaatctgtggtggaccccagaaaaaccatgtcctttaatcctcattcaatattactgggtgggagcattttgattgttcccatggagatgtaactcacccaattgtgggtggtaacttttaattagatgatttccgtggaCGTGTGCCTCCACCCACTGAacgtggagttgcttactggaatcctttaaaagaggaaacattttggagagtccctttttggagagctacaagaaagccagcagatgccgccatgttcgccatgtgcctttccagctgagagagaaacaatgaacgtcatcggccttcttgaaccaaggcatctttccctggatgccttaaattggacatttctataaacttgctttaattgggacattttgtcagccttagaactgtgaacttgtaacttattaaattcccctttttaaaagccattccatttctggtatattgcattctggcagctagcaactagaacacaCGCTGAAGTCCATGCCTGAAACTCCCATATCTGGTTCACCAGTGATTAAGTCTATGGTCTGTTTTTCTCTTGATATTCAGTCATTTTTGTCCTATTGCATGGTactcttgaaaatgttttcttgaaaGCCAGGTATTTTGTCGAAAAACTGTAGACATCGTCTGAGTTCTGTTGAAACCTTCTTCGTTTGGCTTCTCAAACTGAGCCTAGGACACTGCTGCACAATGGAACCTTCTGCGATGATGAATGCTATTCAATATGGAAGCCACAGGTCACATGTGGCTGGTATGACTGCAGAACTGAATTTTGAATTattcaattttaattaattgaaatttaattaaaatttaaacaggCCCGTTTAGGCAGGCCAACTCTAAATAGGATTTATTTTGCCTCCTGGCAAGCAGTTGGGAGTAGGGACAGGTTGTCTTAATCCAGCCTGGAACTAAGAGTTTGAAGCTGGGTTCTGGTCTTTTTGTGGGTGGGTCTGTTTCCAGCTCACCCTTACTTCTACTTTGCAATTCTTCTTGGGTCCTGACGAAGGCTGGGATGCTTACCTGGGCCCTTTCTCCTCAGTAGACCTTGAACATGAAATTTTGTTTACCCAGTCCCATAAGACTGTTGAGGGTAAGATGTGAGTATAATGTTGGGTTGAcctaaatttccttctctttgctccAGGATTTTGGCTCAAGTCTTGCCTGTCTTGTGCTTGGACTCCAAGCATTTGGTGTCCTGCCCCACAATGCTGTCCAAAGCTCAGCTCAGGTTCCCAGCTTTCCAAACTACGCTTTCTGCTTGCTTTCTTAACCCTTTAGCCCCTCCACCATAATGAGCTTCCCTTTTCTCTTGGAACCTGGCTCCCCAATCCCTAGCTGCCTTCGTAGCTCTTCAATGTCTTCAAATGGATTGTGTGTCatacaatatattatttttcctagTTGGTCTTAGTGTTCTGATGGGTGGTACTTCATCATGGCTAGAAATATTCATTGCTTTATTTTGCTCTCTGCCAAAAGTCACCTCCCCAAATAAACTCTGACCTCCCAACTAAAAAAGCATCCCTTCCCCTTAGATTGCTTTCTTATTCATAGCACTCAACAACACCTAACATCCTATTATATTTTTACttgactgttctttctccagaaaAGCTGTAAATATCATAAGTGAGGAATTTCTTCCCTACCATTCCATCCCCAATGCCTAGAAACCCTGGACACAttaggttctcaataaatgtttattatccAGTGGGGAGAGAGATCTGGTGTCTACCCTCAAAGCTCAGCACAACTAGGGAGCACAAGTCCCAAAAGGGTTGGATGGTCACATAGCGACGGCAGGACTGAGAGGCTGGAATTCAGGATTGACTTGGATGGGAGGAGATTATCAGGGAAGGCTTCTAGGCGGACCCTGGAGGATGTGAGCAGGAAGGTGAAAAAGGGAAGGCATTCCTCACAAGAGAAACAGCCCAGCAAAAATTTAGAGGTGGGACTGTCTAAATTCTTCCTAGTGGTCAGGCAGGAGCTTCTGGGCCTCACTAGGCCCTGCAACTGCAGGGCAGCAACCCAGAGCCCCCTGGTGGCCAAGCCTTCATAGGCACAAGCAAGGAAGCCACTAGGGACTGAGCAAGTTATGAGCAAGACTTTGATGGATGAGGCAGGGTTGGGAACGCAAATTCCATTTTCAGAGAAAGACAAGAGAAACTGAGTCATTGACCCTGGCTTACCCAGCCCTACCTCCAGAGCCTGAGGTTGGGAGAAACCACCCAGTCGCTCCTCACCCATCACATGGGTATATCAGGAAAGTCagtggaggtgggggagagagaaTTCCAGCTTCAGCAAGCTCTAGAGCCAGGCCCACCTGGTGGGTGCCTGCCTTGGGTTCTAACCCTTCAAACTGGTGACCTCGAGCCAGTCACAACTATGAGTCTCTGTTTACTGAACAGTGGTCCTCATCAGGATGCAGTGCGCTGATTGCATGGAAAGGGCTTACAGGAGCACCTGAAGACCTGTCATCATGACCACTGCAATTAACTGAGGTGATCACATCACATGATCCTGCTTATCCTAGGAGACATCACCAGTAAGCAccaggcacacagcaggtgctcaggcAGGGTTAGGGCCATCCTGAGCATACCCAGAACCCAGCAGGGGCGCCGTGCATGCAGGCCCTTCACCCCCACTCGCTCAGGAACCGGTCTGTTACCCCCCTCCCCCTCGGCTCCAGACGTCTGGGAACGGACCCCTGCTCCCGCAGACCCAGACACCTGgacccagcccctcctccctccctcggACCCAGGAGTCCTGGCCCCTGTCCCCTCTGCCCCAGGCTTCCCCAGGCTCGCAGGCCCCTCTGCCACCCCTCCCCATCGCCCAACGCAACCAGGCTGGCGGCCCTAGAAGGCGGGCACGGCCCCGCGCATGCCCGGCGGCCCCTCCTCGGCCAACCCGCGGCGGCCCTTGCCGATGGCCAGGCGCGGGCGGCCGCGGTCGAGGCCGTCCAGGAGGGCGCAGGCCTGGCAGAGCGCCCGGCTGGCGAGCGCCCCGCAGCGGGAGCAGGCGCCGGGGGCTGGGGGCCGCGCGGCCGGGGCCAGCGCCAGGCGCTCGGCCGAGTGCACGAGGTCCAGCACCACCGAGGGCCGCGCCGCCTCCAGGCTCTTGAGCAGGGCGCGGGCGTGGCCGCGGAAGGCCTCGGGCGCGTAGACGCACTCCTCGGAGAAGTAGTGCAGGCGGCGGAAGTGCGCGTACAGCACCACCTCCTTCTGCGAGGCCAGCTGCAGCGGGCGGCAGCGCGGCAGGGCGCCCCCCTCGCCCGCGGAGCCCAGGCCCCCGCCCCGGGCCAGGCGCCCGGCGTCGCCCCGCAGGAAGTTCATGAGCACCGTCTCCGCCATGTCGTCGGCGTTGTGGCCTGGCGGGGAGAGCAGATGGGCAGCCGGTGAGAGGCGCGCAGGGGCGCGGGCGGGGAGACCCCCGGGCATGCGGGAAGATGggaggctgggggcggggggcgtgGGCAGAGGACCTGGGTGATGGAGACCCCGGGGGCACGTTGGGGTGGCCAGGGGGACGCTGGAGGTGGGCATGAGAGGAAAGACAAGGGAGCATGCACCCACGCTCCCCGCATCAACTCGGGGTGCCCTCGTTTGCATCCCACCTACTGCCACCAGGCCCTGGGTGAGCTGCCCTTTCAGGTCACAAGTAAAGGTGCTTTACGCTGCCAGTGCCATTTCCCCTCAGTTAAAACTGCCATTCAAATGGTACGCTGAGGTCAAAGTGATACTGAATGGAGATTCTCAAGAGGATTGTTGATACACGTGCCTCTGAGAATGCAGGTCATGTGTTTGCATTACTGTTGTTTAGAAAGACCAGTAAGAAAGTTAAAGAATATTTACACACTAGTCACCATAAAATTTGGGCTAAATCTATACTCATTCTGCATTTTGTTATCTTACACTTAAGTCTGTATGGTAAAACATTGGTCTGCCTAGGGTTTCTCAAGGTGGACGTTGTTTCCATCTTCTCAGGGTCTTTGCACAAGCTTTTCCTCTGCCCTCGCTTTATGTAATTACCCCTCAAACACTAGGTCTCTGCTCAAAGGCTTGGGAGAAGCTTTCTTACTCCCCATCTTTCTCCTTTGACTAGTTACTGTCTAGTTTTCCTAGAAGCACTCATCAGGTTACAATGTATGAGAACCAGGTAAGAGCAGTAACTCTGTGCTTTGCATCGCCATAACAGCAAACATTTATATAGTGTTTACTTAGACCCTAGTCTAAGTATTCATACATGATAATTCATCTAATTTTCAACAGCTCTGGGAGctatatttaatatttccattttacagaagaaactgaggcagagagatcAAGTAATTTGCTCTAGACCACACAGCCGGTCTCTGGTGTATAATGCTTAATAATTATGTGTTGAAGTAATGACTGGGAGAGAATTAGAGAGAGATCAGCGAGAGGCCGATagaaaaaaagagttgagagTTCCATTTCACACTAGAGATGAATTCTGAATTAAGACATACCttcactatgtgatgatattgtgaattgcagggtgtatgtgttgggaatgtttgtgtttctttcttgtaattttttttaattaataaaaaataaaaaaataaaataaagaaaaattaaaaaaaaagacatacctTCATACTCCTCCCTTTTGTGAAGGGAGACACaaagaatgtcatttttttttttttaatgcagagaaCCACAGCTCTAGCCCGGAGAGTAGCCCATCTACTTTATCtgccagtgtgtgtgtgtatttggtgATGCCCAGCCTGGCCCCATCCCGGGCATGCACACATCTCTTCCTGGTCTTCAGGAACTTGAATGCGGCCCAGCCTCACATTGGATCATGCACATATTCCCCGGCTCGACCTCCCCTTAGAGCTTACTCAGGGTCTTTCATATCAGCTTTTGGGCATGCGCTCAACTCCCCTCCAAGCAGTCTTTCGCATTTGCGTCTCCAACCTCCTTCCGGCTCCACCCTCGCAAGCGCCCCACACCACCACCGCACACTCACTCGCGGGCGTGCGCTCACCTGTCACGATGTGCGTGGCACCCACGAGGCGCGCCCCTTCCTCCAGAGCACGTCGGCGCAGAACCCCACAGAAGGTGCAGCAGGCGCGGCTGCGGCCGGAGTCTGCCGTGCTGCGGGCCACGGCGTCCATCGTCCAGCCCCCGAAGAGGTCAGCATAGGCCACGACTGTGAGCGGCAGGTCCCAGAGCGCCGCCTGGCGTCGCACAGCCGCCAGTGCCGCGTCCCGGTAGCCGCCGATGCCCTCGTCGACGGCCACGAGCTGCAGCGAGATGCGAAGGCGCGGGGCGAGCTCGCGCAACACATGCGCAAGCACCGTGGAGTCCTTGCCGCCCGAGGCCCCCACGGCCACGACGGCACCGGGCGGCAGCAGGCGGCCCGCGAGCACCGTGTGCAGCACCTCGGCCTCGAAGGCGGCGCAGAAGCAGGCGCCGCACAGCGCTTGTCCAGAGCGGGGCCGGCGGAGAGCCGCGCGGGCCTCGTGGCAGGAGGCGCAGGGCGGGGCTGGCATCGCGGTGTCCCAGGCGGGAGGGGTCAGCTTGTTGGTGGGAGGAGAGAGACAAACGGAGAGGATTAGGCCCTCCCGGGAGGCTGCCTGAGTTGTACCCCTGTCCATAGGAATGGGGAGGCTACTCTGGACCAGCATCACTTCCCGGGAGGCCCCTCCTGTTTGCAGCCCGGATCAGTTGGGTGCATACTGCCTTCTGGCGGGAGCTGGACAGATGCCTAGTGAAGTGAAAGAGGGACGTAGACAAAGGGAGGTCTCCAGGGCTGCCCAGAGAGCTTGGTCTAGCTCAACTACTCTGAAGGACAGAAGGAGGCCTCACAGAGAAGGGGGACAAACTGGAAAGAACAATCGGATTTCACTGATGTGAATGTGGGTGTGGGGTGAGGCACTGTCTGTAGGAAGGGATCAGAATTGCATCCTCGGAAAGGTAGGGTGATGGCCTCTTCCGGGTAGACAAAGAGGCAGCCTGGATCACACCTCCATAGGGCAAACCGGCTTGACCCTTGTTTCGGAAGTGGGTTTGGGTAGACCTCCAGGATTGAACTCAACCCTGCTCTGATGTCAGAACCTCCCACCCCAGGTTCCATGGCTACATGACCTAAGTCTGTCCTTCTCCATGTCACCTCATCCTCTCCTCCAGACCCTCCTTCCTCAATTCTTGCCTGCCCAATTCATGAAGAACCCCCCAGGTCCTGTTCTTCCCCCCCTCCCAGGCCAAGCCACAATCATCACTCTGCACCTCAGAGCAGGTCACACTGCTTCTAGAATTTACTGCAATTGGCTGAATATTTTATGACTAGGAGGGCAGGGACTATTGACATTCAGATACCCAACAAGCATTTTAAGATCCTAATTCCTGATTTCTTCTCCTAAACCGGCTTCTCCTGCAGTAAAGGACAGGTTCATCTTTCCAGTTGCTCAGGCCAGAAGCCCTGAAGTCAGGATTCTGGACTACTATTTTTTCACCTCTCTACTCACTCTCCATGATGTCCAGCCCTCACACTCCTCCAGATGTCACAGTGAGGACCCCCCCTGGGGCATCCTCAAACCCTCCAACCCTAAGTACCCAAACAGAAGGTACATTCCTTTAACTTGAGCATCAAGAGATTCAGAATCACCAGCTGCATGGCTACTACTGTTGTGTGAGCACCATCTCCCTCCTGGACTACTGCAGTAGGCTCCTCGCTGGTCTTCTTGCTTCCCTTGGTCCCAGTCCCCTAGAAACAGACAGCTCTCCATGTAGCCAGCAGGATCTTCCAatgaaatgtcctaaaattgatcacggggatgtatgcacaactatgtgatgatactgtgagccagtaattGTGTACAACTTTAGATGAtttctatggtgtgtgaatatatctcaataaaatttcattaaaaaacatcTTCCCATGTATCTCTCATTAAAATGGATCTCATGTCACTATAAAGAATCTCATCTTGCTATAATGAATGGCCTCTAAGACCCTATGTGTTCTGGCTCCTCTTTCCTCTCGTCTTATCCCCCCACTCAAGCCCCTACTCTCAAATACCCCAAGAACACTCCTGCTTTAGGGGATTTGCACTGGCTGGTCCCTCTGCCCAGAGTGCTCTTCCCTGTCACTGAGCCCAGCAAGCAGCTCTGAGGACCCATCCCCTGAGGCCATCAAGCACATCTTCACAGCTTAGCAGTGCCCTTGTGAAACCTTTTATCCCTTGGCTTTAAACTTCAACCTCTCTTCTCTCCCACTCAGTCTGTTTTGGAGAGGCCTCTTTCTCTGCCTGCCTCCACATGGTAAGCACCTCTCTTCTCATCCTCCTTGTGGGTGACTCTGAATCATGAGTCCCCCAAATGCCCCGCTGAAGGTCCCTGCTGGACACCTCTCAG
The genomic region above belongs to Tamandua tetradactyla isolate mTamTet1 chromosome 16, mTamTet1.pri, whole genome shotgun sequence and contains:
- the LOC143658714 gene encoding cytoplasmic tRNA 2-thiolation protein 1, whose amino-acid sequence is MPAPPCASCHEARAALRRPRSGQALCGACFCAAFEAEVLHTVLAGRLLPPGAVVAVGASGGKDSTVLAHVLRELAPRLRISLQLVAVDEGIGGYRDAALAAVRRQAALWDLPLTVVAYADLFGGWTMDAVARSTADSGRSRACCTFCGVLRRRALEEGARLVGATHIVTGHNADDMAETVLMNFLRGDAGRLARGGGLGSAGEGGALPRCRPLQLASQKEVVLYAHFRRLHYFSEECVYAPEAFRGHARALLKSLEAARPSVVLDLVHSAERLALAPAARPPAPGACSRCGALASRALCQACALLDGLDRGRPRLAIGKGRRGLAEEGPPGMRGAVPAF